DNA from Streptomyces sp. Edi4:
GAGCCGGACCTCCGCTCCCTTCTGGCTGCTCCTGGGAGGTGACCTCGACCAGGACCGGATCACCGCCGAACTCACGGACGGTTTCGAGCGTGTTCTGGGCGACCGCGGTGCGGTGGTGCGGACCAGTGATCTCGTACTGGGTGTGTGCGGCGGGCGTCTGACCCTGCACGACCTGCGGGGGGTCCCGCTCACGCCGCCCGAGCTCGTCTACGCCCGGCTGTCCACGCCCAAGCTCTCCACGGACCGGGAAATCACCCTGCTGCGGCACCTGGAGGGCATGGGCACCGCGCTGCTCAACCCGATCGACGCCGTACTCGCGTGTGTGAACAAGTTCTGGCACCTGCAACAACTCGCGGCGGCCGGCCTTCCCGTGCCCGACACCCACACGTACGTGGACGCGTCGATGACGGACGTGGTGCGGGCCGGGATCCCCGAGCCCTGCGTGGTGAAGTCGGTACGGGGCCATCGCGGACGACGTGTCTTCCTGGCCCCCGACCGGGCCATGCTGGACGACATCCAGGGCAGTCTGCGCGACGAAGTGCCCTACCTGTTCCAGAAGTACGTGCGCTACTCGCACGGCCGGGACCTGCGCGTCGTCGTGGTCGATGGGCAAGCCGTCGCGGCACAGGTGCGGGTGGCCGCCGACGGTGGCCTCAAATCGAACCTGGCCCTGGGCGGCACCTCCACCCCCTGCGCCGGCCTGCACCCCGCGGGGGAGGCGCTGGCGGTCGCCGCGGCGAAGGTGCTGGGACTCACGGTGGCCGGTGTGGACCTGCTGTTCGAGCCGGACGGCAGTTTCACGATCTGCGAGGTCAACGCCAATGTCGGATGGCGTCGGCATCTGGACCGGATCGTGCCCGCCATCGCCGCGGCCTGCGATGCGCGGCTGCGCGCCGGGAGGTGACCCGCGCCGTCGAGCCGATGCTCAGGTCGTTGCGGCACCGGGAGTTCAGACTGCTCTCGGTGGGCCAGCTCGCCTCCCACACCGGCACGTGGACGCAGAAGGTCGCCCAGTCCTGGCTGGTCCTGGATCTCTCCCACGGCGACGGCACGGCTCTCGGCGTCATCACGGCTCTGCAATTCCTGCCGCTCCTGCTCTTCGGCCCCTGGGGCGGAGTCCTCGCGGACCGCTGTTCGCAGCGCGGGATCCTGCTCGTGACCCAGTCGGTGCTGTGCCTGGTCGCCCTGCTGCCGGGGGTCCTGACCCTCATGCACGCGGTGACGCTGGGCACCGTCTACGCCCTGGCTCTCGCCATGGGTCTGACCATGGTCGCCGAGAAGCCCGCGTTGCAGTCCTTCATCGCCCACACCGTCCCCACCGCGGATCTTCCCAACGCGGTGGCGCTGGACACCGCGGTGTTCAACATCGCCCGGATCGCGGGGCCCGCCCTGACCGGGCCCGTGATCGGGCTCTTCGGTGTCGCCCCCGCGTTCTTCCTCAACTCCTTCTCCTACCTCGTCGTCATCGCGGCCCTGCTCCGCATGAAGTCCAAGGACCGGCCCTGCGCCGGGGTGCCGTCGGGCGGCCGGCGCCGCTCCAAGGGCCAGGTGCGGGAGTTGCTGCGCCATGTACGGGCCCGCTCCGAACTCGCGGGCCCTCTCGTGCTCGTCGGCGTGGTGGCCGGCTTCGGCATGAACTTCCAGATCACCACCGCCCTCATGGCGAGCCGCGTGTTCCACACCGCGCCCGTCGCCTTCGGACTCGGCTCCACGGCGTTCGCCGTCGGCGCGGTCACCGGATCGGTCGTGGCGGCCCGCCGGGGGCCGTGCGGGCCGGGTTATCTCACCGGCACGGCGTTCGGCTTCGGTGTGCTGGAGGTGGTCACCAGCACGATGCCGAGCCACGCGTCGTTCCTGGTCATGCTGGTGCCCACGGGCGCGGTGCTGATCCTCTTCATGACGGCGGCGAGGTCCGCGCTGCACCTGGGCACGGACGACGCCATGCGCGGCCGGGTCATGAGTCTGTACACCCTGGCCTCGCTCGGCACCACACCGCTCACCGCGCCGTTGATCGGCTGGATCTCCACCACCGCGCACCCCCGGGCCGGACTCGCGGTCGGCGGCCTCGCGTCGGCGCTTGCCGCCGCCTCCCTGGCCCTGCGCCGACAGTGGACACGGCACGCCTGGGCCGGTCCCTTTCTCCGTCCGGGTCCATGAACCGCACGGCGTGACGGCCGCACCCACGAAGACGCGCGTGCCGGGCCGATGGTACGGCCCGGCACGCGCTGCCCACTCAGGAACAGCTGCAGTTGCAGCAGTTCGGCGGCGGTGCGCAGCAGAAGGACGCACTCACCTCCGTCATGCCGTGGCCCGCCGTGAGCGACTGGCTGTGCTCGTCCCCGGCAAGCGCTTCCAGGTCGAGGTCAAGCGCGAGGTCGGCGACCGCGGCAGCGAGCGAGGGTGAGCCGTTGCTGTTCTCGTTCATCAAAGCCCTCCTTTCGAACCTTATGGAGCATCAACAGGCTTATTTGGACGTCCAATTGGGACACTAGCGTGACAGTTGGGGTGCACGGAAGGGGGTGGACTAGACCATTCGGCTCCGCTAGTGTCGGCCGCCCGGAGGCCGCGAGCGCGACCTCGTCCGGCGCGCCCCGCTGGTGGAAGCGCGTTCTCGACGGGGCGTTTCGAGGAGGTGGAGATGAGGCCGAGGCTGCTTCCCGACACCCGTCTGCTGCCCTCGGACCGGGGCGTGCTGATCAGCGGGCCCCGGCACACGGCCGCCTTCGCCCAGCCCGGCATCTACCCCTGGCTCGAACGGCTGCGGCCCTACCTCGACGGCCGCACCACCCTGGACCAGCTCACCGCAGGACTGCCGTCCCAGGCCGCACACCACGTCCGCGCGCTCGTCGAACTGCTCACCCGGGAAGGCTTCGTACGGGACGCGACGGCGGATCTGCCCCACAGCCTGAGCCCGGGGACCCGCGCACGCCACGCCGCACTGATCGACTTCATCGCGGCGCGCACCGATTCACCCGAGCACCGCTTCGAGCGGTATCGCGACTGCGCTCCCCTCGTGGTCGGCTCCGGGCAGCTGGCGGGCGCCCTCGTGCTCGCCCTGCTGGCCTCAGGTGTGGCACATGTCCGACTCCGCCTCGACGAGCGCCCGGGGAGCGCCGATGCCTCGACGGACGAGGACCGGCTGCGCGCGTGTGTCGCGTTGCTCAAGGAGGAGGGCGGCTCCTTCCACTACGAGCAGTTGAGCGCCGACCCTGGTGGACTACCGCCCGATGTGGGTGTGTTGTTGCTCGGCTCGGACGTGTTCGACCCCTCGACGATGGGTCCGGCCCGCGCCCTCGCGCGCCGGGCCGGGATACCGTACGGGCAGGTGGTCGGGCAGGGCGCACACATCGTGATCAGCGCGGTCGACACCCCGGTCGGCACCCCAGGACCCGCGGGCGCGGACGCAGTCACACCCGTCGAAGAGACGCCGGGCGGCGGGAACGGCCAGCACACCACGGCGCGCCCCGCGCGTGCCGAAGAGCCGGCGGACGTGGATGAGCCCAGTCCCCACCTCCGTGGCCCGGTCGCGGCCCTGGCCGCCAACCAGCTCTGCCTGCACCTGCTGCACCGGATCGCGGGCCTGGACGCCGTCGCCGAGCCCTCCGGTCCCGCGCACGCCCCTCGGGCCGCCGTACTGGACCCGGTCACCGGGCGCTTCCTCGGCGCGGAGACGCCATGACCGGCGCGACGGAACGCGTCTCCCTGGACTTCGCGGACGGCGCCCCCTTTCCCGAGGACCTGTGGGCGGAGGCGGTGTACTCCCGCCGCGCCATCCCGGACACACTCGCCACAGGTCACCCGGCACCGGGACACGCCGACGCCGGTCACGACCCACTCCCCCAAGGAGCGCGCCTTCCGTTGGCGCCGCCACCACTGCATCTGGCCCCGTCCCGCGACGCCCGGGCAGGCCTCGCCGACCCGGCCACCCTCGCCGCTCTCCTGCACTATTCCTACGGTCTGCTCCAGCACGATGCGACCCCCGGCGGCTGGCCGCTGCATCGCGCGGTGGCCTCCGCACGATGCCGCTACCCGAGCGAACTCACCCTGATCGCCCCCACCACGACGTTCCGCTTCGACCCGCTGCATCATCAACTCGTCGCACTGCGCAGCTTGTTGACGGACGATCAGGAGTGCGATCCCGGACGCTCGCGGTACGCCGTGATCAGCAGCCGGTTCGCCCGCAC
Protein-coding regions in this window:
- a CDS encoding RimK family alpha-L-glutamate ligase — encoded protein: MTVTEALTNDVPESRTSAPFWLLLGGDLDQDRITAELTDGFERVLGDRGAVVRTSDLVLGVCGGRLTLHDLRGVPLTPPELVYARLSTPKLSTDREITLLRHLEGMGTALLNPIDAVLACVNKFWHLQQLAAAGLPVPDTHTYVDASMTDVVRAGIPEPCVVKSVRGHRGRRVFLAPDRAMLDDIQGSLRDEVPYLFQKYVRYSHGRDLRVVVVDGQAVAAQVRVAADGGLKSNLALGGTSTPCAGLHPAGEALAVAAAKVLGLTVAGVDLLFEPDGSFTICEVNANVGWRRHLDRIVPAIAAACDARLRAGR
- a CDS encoding MFS transporter yields the protein MTRAVEPMLRSLRHREFRLLSVGQLASHTGTWTQKVAQSWLVLDLSHGDGTALGVITALQFLPLLLFGPWGGVLADRCSQRGILLVTQSVLCLVALLPGVLTLMHAVTLGTVYALALAMGLTMVAEKPALQSFIAHTVPTADLPNAVALDTAVFNIARIAGPALTGPVIGLFGVAPAFFLNSFSYLVVIAALLRMKSKDRPCAGVPSGGRRRSKGQVRELLRHVRARSELAGPLVLVGVVAGFGMNFQITTALMASRVFHTAPVAFGLGSTAFAVGAVTGSVVAARRGPCGPGYLTGTAFGFGVLEVVTSTMPSHASFLVMLVPTGAVLILFMTAARSALHLGTDDAMRGRVMSLYTLASLGTTPLTAPLIGWISTTAHPRAGLAVGGLASALAAASLALRRQWTRHAWAGPFLRPGP
- a CDS encoding thiomuracin/GE37468 family thiazolyl RiPP peptide, translating into MNENSNGSPSLAAAVADLALDLDLEALAGDEHSQSLTAGHGMTEVSASFCCAPPPNCCNCSCS